One genomic segment of Rubeoparvulum massiliense includes these proteins:
- the tyrS gene encoding tyrosine--tRNA ligase, with translation MIEEKDLKPEELAEVERQLAMLKRGVVEIIPGEGLRQKLMESIHTRRPLKIKLGVDPSAPDLHLGHTVVLHKLRQFQELGHQIQLVIGDFTGQIGDPTGKSETRKPLTHEQVRENAATYVAQYGKILDVNKVEIHYNASWLAPLNFEQIIRLASSMTVARMLERDDFEKRYQSGQAISLHEFFYPLMQGYDSVHLQSDIELGGTDQKFNLLMGRQLQKEFGQAQQVVMMTPLLEGLDGVKKMSKSLGNYIGVSEEPNEIFGKSMSIPDELMLKYFELATDIPMEELSKLAAGLKDGAVHPRDAKMMLAHRLVAMYHGEEAAVQAQEHFQTVFQQGALPDDIPVVTVEQSSLEDGNIWVVSLLVSLDLCSSNGDARRMIQQGAVKLNGERVDDEQLQVAVEDGMIWQVGKRKFAKIHLA, from the coding sequence ATGATCGAGGAAAAAGACCTAAAACCAGAAGAACTTGCAGAGGTAGAACGCCAATTAGCTATGTTAAAGCGCGGTGTGGTGGAGATCATTCCAGGAGAAGGACTACGGCAAAAACTGATGGAGTCCATCCATACAAGAAGACCGTTAAAAATCAAACTCGGTGTAGACCCATCAGCACCAGACCTCCATCTTGGTCATACCGTTGTGCTTCATAAATTACGACAGTTTCAAGAGCTAGGCCATCAGATTCAATTAGTCATCGGTGACTTTACCGGTCAGATCGGAGACCCTACAGGGAAATCAGAGACACGGAAGCCTTTAACCCATGAGCAAGTGCGGGAGAATGCAGCAACCTATGTAGCTCAGTATGGTAAAATCCTCGATGTCAATAAAGTAGAGATCCATTATAATGCGAGCTGGTTAGCACCTCTTAACTTTGAGCAAATCATCCGTCTTGCATCCTCCATGACTGTAGCCCGGATGTTGGAGCGGGATGACTTCGAAAAGCGCTACCAATCTGGCCAAGCTATCAGCCTTCATGAATTCTTCTATCCCTTAATGCAAGGCTACGATTCTGTACATCTCCAAAGCGATATTGAATTGGGTGGAACTGATCAGAAGTTTAATCTGCTCATGGGTCGTCAATTACAGAAGGAGTTTGGCCAAGCACAGCAAGTGGTGATGATGACTCCATTGCTCGAAGGCTTAGATGGCGTGAAGAAGATGAGTAAGAGCCTCGGCAACTACATCGGTGTAAGTGAAGAGCCGAATGAGATTTTTGGAAAATCCATGTCCATTCCGGACGAATTGATGCTGAAGTATTTTGAGCTTGCCACTGATATTCCCATGGAGGAACTAAGCAAGCTCGCTGCGGGATTGAAGGATGGTGCTGTTCATCCTCGCGATGCCAAGATGATGCTTGCCCACCGCCTTGTTGCGATGTACCATGGTGAAGAAGCGGCTGTGCAAGCGCAGGAGCATTTCCAAACCGTCTTCCAACAAGGGGCTTTACCAGATGATATTCCTGTGGTTACTGTTGAGCAAAGCTCATTAGAGGATGGCAACATCTGGGTAGTCTCCCTTCTTGTTTCACTAGATCTTTGCAGTTCCAATGGCGATGCGCGGCGGATGATTCAGCAGGGAGCTGTGAAGCTGAATGGGGAGCGAGTCGATGATGAGCAATTGCAGGTGGCTGTTGAGGATGGCATGATCTGGCAGGTAGGCAAGCGGAAGTTTGCGAAGATTCATCTTGCATAA
- a CDS encoding PH domain-containing protein — protein MTSNLPEHTISPRAIRVWRMTGFFYSFALWLIVIILFLLRNRWHLPTYILIGAGCLSFCFTIVFIFIFPSLRMKSWRYAIDEEQIEIQHGILIITRTLLPMVRVQHVDMEQGPLLRRYQLAEISISTAATTHTIPALEEKDAEQLRTYITNMARLAKEDV, from the coding sequence ATGACATCTAATCTACCTGAGCATACGATTTCACCACGGGCAATCCGTGTATGGCGTATGACAGGCTTCTTCTATTCATTCGCCCTTTGGCTTATAGTTATCATACTCTTTCTGTTGCGTAATCGTTGGCATCTTCCTACTTATATCCTAATCGGTGCAGGATGTCTTAGCTTTTGCTTTACCATCGTCTTCATCTTCATTTTTCCAAGCTTACGGATGAAAAGCTGGCGATACGCCATTGATGAAGAGCAGATTGAGATTCAGCATGGAATCTTGATTATTACTCGTACATTACTACCTATGGTTCGCGTACAGCATGTGGATATGGAGCAGGGTCCACTTTTACGGAGATATCAACTGGCAGAAATTTCGATCTCTACCGCTGCAACAACCCATACCATTCCAGCCTTAGAAGAAAAGGATGCCGAGCAGTTACGGACTTATATCACCAACATGGCTCGGCTTGCCAAAGAAGATGTTTGA
- a CDS encoding PH domain-containing protein has product MPSSYGLISPTWLGLPKKMFEPKRLHPLVIFITFAKELKGAILPVIALFAVGSRDNWIILLILVAPIILAFISGLMKWLTFRYWVEENQVRIHSGIFVKKQRYIPFERIHNINVTEGILHRPFHLVKLEIETAGSSTGAEASLDAISKADAESLKQLIAGHAINDQAEASIMKEHAQSPLYELHGKRLFTFAATAGGAIVMLGTLGALFSQMDELISWDLLFTSFERLSDYQPIISVLVAIMVLIALWLIAILLTIIRYYHFTVTKEDDKIHITRGLLERKERTIPLARIQGILVVENPLRQFLGFVSLKVVSAGGNALESGEGTEAFLLPLVKRDEVAAILSKILPEYPWLESVQPLPQQAKERYLRRPLFFLVPLVCLITYFWYPWGRYSLLLLPLGMGWGYFKYRAAGYDREGNIICFRWRFVSRKQLIAKRNHIQAYRMRQNPLQRRRDLVSVQISLKSGELALHGKVIDLDQPTARELYAWYSRN; this is encoded by the coding sequence ATGCCGAGCAGTTACGGACTTATATCACCAACATGGCTCGGCTTGCCAAAGAAGATGTTTGAACCGAAACGTTTACATCCCCTTGTTATTTTTATCACGTTCGCGAAAGAACTGAAAGGTGCGATATTGCCAGTAATCGCTCTCTTTGCGGTTGGTTCGCGCGATAACTGGATCATCCTCCTGATTCTCGTTGCTCCGATTATCCTAGCGTTCATTTCAGGGCTCATGAAATGGCTCACCTTCCGCTACTGGGTAGAAGAGAATCAGGTACGAATTCATTCTGGTATATTTGTGAAGAAGCAGCGATATATTCCCTTCGAACGTATTCATAATATCAATGTAACGGAAGGCATCTTACATCGACCATTTCATTTGGTCAAATTAGAAATTGAGACAGCTGGCTCCTCTACCGGTGCAGAGGCAAGCTTGGATGCCATCAGCAAAGCTGATGCAGAAAGCTTAAAGCAATTGATTGCAGGTCATGCAATCAATGATCAGGCTGAAGCATCCATCATGAAAGAGCATGCACAATCTCCTCTCTATGAACTACATGGAAAACGGCTTTTTACTTTTGCAGCCACGGCTGGTGGCGCCATCGTCATGCTAGGTACCCTTGGAGCGCTCTTTTCTCAGATGGATGAGCTCATCAGTTGGGATCTTCTGTTTACAAGCTTTGAACGTCTTAGTGATTACCAGCCTATCATCTCTGTGCTCGTCGCAATCATGGTCCTCATTGCTTTATGGTTGATTGCCATTCTCCTGACCATCATCCGTTACTATCACTTTACCGTGACAAAAGAGGATGATAAGATTCATATTACTCGCGGCCTCTTAGAACGAAAAGAGCGCACCATACCACTGGCAAGGATTCAAGGCATACTCGTTGTGGAGAATCCTCTCCGTCAGTTCCTGGGCTTTGTCTCTCTTAAGGTGGTAAGTGCAGGGGGGAATGCACTGGAAAGCGGAGAAGGAACAGAGGCGTTTTTACTTCCTCTTGTAAAACGTGATGAGGTAGCAGCTATCCTCTCAAAAATTCTACCCGAATATCCTTGGCTCGAATCAGTTCAGCCTCTTCCCCAGCAGGCAAAGGAACGCTATCTCAGAAGACCACTCTTCTTCTTAGTACCTCTTGTCTGTCTGATCACATACTTCTGGTATCCCTGGGGACGATACTCCCTGCTCTTGCTTCCATTGGGTATGGGTTGGGGATACTTTAAGTATCGAGCAGCTGGTTATGATCGCGAAGGCAATATTATCTGCTTCCGATGGCGTTTCGTCTCAAGGAAACAATTGATCGCCAAAAGAAATCATATCCAAGCTTATCGTATGCGACAAAATCCCTTGCAAAGGCGCAGAGATCTAGTATCGGTGCAGATTTCCTTAAAGTCAGGAGAGTTAGCACTACATGGAAAAGTAATCGATCTAGACCAACCTACTGCCAGGGAACTCTATGCATGGTATTCCCGTAATTAA
- a CDS encoding transglycosylase domain-containing protein translates to MQNRQSPSPEQKKKRKKRPGASRTVIQVLLLIFFLGAAFIGSIAAGYVAALVKDDPVRSKQEIADKIFSYEKTSFVYFNDGSLMGKMITDKDRRLVTVKDVSPHLIDAIIAVEDSQFEEHNGINLKAIFRATIQEVTNSEVQTGGSTLTQQLVKQTILGTERTKERKFKEIFLALRTERMFSKDQIIEAYMNQMYLGKNANGSNIYGVQAAAKGIFDVDAKDLNLAQAAYIAGMFQAPARFIPFSDEGLENGKRRQELVLRRMVEVGKIDEAQYKEAVAFDIKESLASPKPQTLDKYPYVMFEVEDRAAQALVDKELAERNIDHSELSREEYTNLISTKRYQIRQEGYHIYTTIDGKVQDMMNTIATNSELYAQPKSYDYQPASGKSIRVENALEQVGGIMIDNETGAILGMMGGRDFSVENLNHATQTKRQPGSSIKPIAAYAPALEEGIIAPGMPLDDTPIVRAQQSGKAWVPYNWNNKFHGMMTARHALNQSYNIPAIKLYEKVTPQKGIEYMKKMGITTLDEDNRDDGLDDLGPAVAIGGLTRGLILEEITGAYTTFANQGVYNPTYIIQKIVDSNGNVIYEHEQAPVPVYSPQTAYLITDMLRTVVNNGTASTLRNQFFNHSYDIAGKTGTTNDTKDAWYIGYNPKVTLGVWIGYDYPYPLESGRRPIVIWGHVMKELEASHPELFNTELTFTQPDGIKKVTVDAKSGLLPSELTKKAADLYGNKYGSILVTDYFNVKFLPKETSDVWHEARVVTINSKRYLAKETTPSDMIDKGLFFEREPYDIPGEKDRKLSESRYLPPDFAIEMPKDHDPREEDGHIPAKLQGVQVKMDTESGHAVLSWKESPESDVVGYRVYRSSNGEDFKHVASLKEKSKASLTDQTSKDGHYYAYYVVAVDVSGNVSDRSELATLNRTGNDHFDPLNPSGPNQGDVTGVPSTPNGLTISQTTMGVQLSWNSSPSNEGVLSYNVYYTNDLTNAFQLIGSTNLPLFQHVSEHTSGYYQVSAVNNVGESARSATVHLDGASSNQNNGTSTPETNPSTPGTEQPTNNGGTDPLNLFNP, encoded by the coding sequence ATGCAAAATCGTCAATCTCCCTCGCCAGAGCAAAAGAAAAAACGGAAGAAGCGTCCCGGCGCCTCCCGTACCGTTATACAAGTACTTCTACTCATCTTTTTCCTAGGTGCTGCCTTCATTGGCAGTATTGCCGCTGGCTATGTGGCTGCCCTTGTTAAAGATGATCCAGTACGCTCGAAACAGGAGATCGCAGATAAGATTTTTTCGTATGAAAAAACAAGCTTTGTTTACTTTAATGATGGCTCCTTAATGGGGAAAATGATCACCGATAAAGACCGACGCCTTGTAACAGTAAAAGATGTCTCCCCCCATTTAATCGATGCCATCATTGCCGTGGAAGATTCACAGTTCGAAGAGCATAATGGAATCAATCTTAAAGCTATTTTTCGCGCAACCATCCAAGAGGTAACCAATAGTGAGGTACAAACAGGTGGTAGTACCTTAACACAGCAATTGGTAAAACAAACCATTCTTGGCACAGAGCGAACAAAAGAGCGTAAATTTAAGGAGATCTTCCTCGCCCTTCGTACCGAGCGGATGTTCTCGAAGGATCAAATTATTGAAGCCTATATGAACCAAATGTACCTGGGTAAAAATGCAAATGGCTCGAACATCTATGGTGTTCAAGCCGCTGCGAAAGGGATCTTTGATGTAGATGCCAAGGATCTAAATCTTGCTCAAGCTGCTTATATCGCTGGGATGTTCCAAGCTCCTGCGCGTTTTATTCCTTTTAGTGATGAAGGATTAGAAAATGGGAAGAGACGACAAGAGCTTGTGCTCCGACGCATGGTAGAAGTAGGAAAAATTGATGAAGCACAATATAAGGAAGCAGTCGCTTTTGATATTAAAGAAAGCCTTGCCTCCCCGAAGCCCCAAACGCTAGATAAATATCCTTATGTCATGTTTGAGGTGGAGGATCGTGCAGCCCAAGCCCTCGTGGATAAAGAATTAGCAGAGCGCAATATTGACCATTCTGAATTATCCCGAGAAGAGTACACCAATCTAATCAGTACAAAACGCTATCAAATTCGTCAGGAAGGTTATCATATCTACACCACCATTGACGGTAAGGTCCAAGATATGATGAACACCATCGCTACCAATTCTGAACTATATGCACAACCCAAGAGCTATGACTATCAGCCTGCTTCTGGAAAGTCGATTCGCGTAGAGAATGCCCTCGAGCAAGTAGGCGGAATCATGATTGATAATGAAACTGGAGCCATTCTAGGTATGATGGGTGGCCGTGATTTCAGCGTTGAGAATCTAAATCACGCAACGCAGACCAAACGTCAGCCTGGTTCATCCATCAAACCAATAGCCGCTTATGCTCCTGCCTTGGAGGAGGGCATTATCGCACCGGGCATGCCCCTAGACGATACCCCTATAGTTCGAGCACAGCAGAGTGGGAAAGCCTGGGTTCCGTATAATTGGAATAATAAATTTCATGGGATGATGACTGCACGTCATGCTCTCAATCAATCCTATAATATCCCTGCCATTAAGCTTTACGAAAAGGTAACCCCCCAAAAAGGGATCGAGTATATGAAAAAGATGGGGATTACCACATTGGATGAAGATAATAGGGATGATGGCTTAGACGACTTAGGTCCTGCAGTAGCCATCGGTGGCTTAACTCGTGGATTAATCCTTGAAGAGATTACCGGGGCTTATACCACCTTTGCTAATCAAGGTGTCTATAATCCAACCTATATCATCCAAAAAATTGTAGACTCTAACGGCAATGTAATCTATGAACATGAACAGGCACCTGTACCCGTTTATTCACCACAGACTGCCTATTTAATCACTGACATGCTACGCACTGTAGTAAACAATGGGACAGCCAGCACATTAAGGAACCAGTTCTTCAATCATTCCTATGACATCGCTGGAAAAACAGGAACGACTAATGATACGAAGGACGCATGGTATATTGGCTATAATCCGAAAGTAACCTTAGGTGTCTGGATTGGCTATGACTATCCGTATCCATTGGAGAGTGGAAGACGCCCCATTGTCATCTGGGGTCATGTCATGAAGGAGCTCGAAGCAAGTCATCCTGAACTGTTTAATACAGAGCTTACCTTCACCCAACCTGATGGGATCAAGAAGGTCACTGTGGATGCTAAGTCTGGTCTACTACCTTCGGAACTTACGAAAAAAGCAGCTGATTTATACGGAAATAAATACGGTTCGATTCTGGTCACTGACTATTTTAATGTGAAGTTCCTGCCTAAGGAGACCTCAGATGTATGGCATGAGGCCCGCGTCGTGACCATCAATAGTAAGCGTTATTTAGCAAAAGAAACGACACCTTCCGATATGATTGATAAAGGTCTCTTCTTTGAGCGTGAGCCTTATGATATTCCAGGTGAGAAGGATCGGAAGCTCTCTGAATCCCGTTATCTACCACCGGACTTTGCTATTGAGATGCCAAAGGATCATGACCCGCGGGAAGAGGATGGCCATATTCCAGCCAAGCTTCAAGGTGTACAAGTAAAGATGGACACAGAAAGTGGTCATGCTGTACTCAGTTGGAAAGAAAGTCCTGAATCCGACGTGGTTGGCTATCGAGTCTATCGCTCCAGCAATGGGGAAGATTTTAAGCATGTAGCTTCTTTAAAAGAGAAAAGTAAAGCAAGCCTAACGGATCAGACATCCAAAGATGGTCATTACTATGCCTACTATGTTGTGGCCGTTGATGTATCGGGAAATGTTTCCGATCGCTCTGAGCTAGCCACTTTAAACCGTACAGGCAATGATCACTTCGATCCGCTGAATCCTAGCGGTCCAAACCAAGGAGATGTTACGGGCGTACCTTCAACACCAAATGGCCTTACAATCAGCCAAACAACAATGGGAGTACAGCTCTCTTGGAATAGTAGTCCAAGTAATGAAGGTGTATTGAGCTATAATGTTTACTATACCAATGATCTAACCAATGCATTTCAACTCATCGGTTCCACCAACCTGCCCTTATTCCAGCATGTCAGTGAGCATACCAGTGGCTACTATCAAGTATCCGCTGTAAATAATGTTGGTGAATCTGCTCGCAGTGCAACAGTCCACCTTGATGGAGCTTCAAGCAATCAAAATAACGGGACGTCAACTCCCGAAACCAATCCATCAACACCTGGCACCGAGCAACCTACGAATAACGGAGGAACCGATCCACTTAATCTCTTTAATCCTTAA
- a CDS encoding argininosuccinate synthase yields MSTKKLVLAYSGGLDTSVAIQWLKGQGYEVIALCLDLGEGKDLQFVQKKALQVGASKSIVLDVQDEFAEGYVLPALQAHTLYEQEYPLISALSRPLIAKKLVEVAEEEGAVAVAHGCTGKGNDQVRFEVSIHALQPELEVIAPVREWHWSRDEEIAYAKEHNIPIPINLDSPYSIDQNLWGRSNECGLLEDPWITPPEDAYELTNSIVNTPDEPDIVEIQFDNGIPVALNGEELPLSQLILQLNQLAGKHGVGRIDHVENRLIGIKSREVYEAPAAMTLIKAHKALEAITLTSDVAHFKPIIEQKLSELIYNGLWFSPLREALDGFLQQTQHDVTGTIRIRLFKGHAIVEGRTSPYTLYNHELATYGMDDQFDHSAAVGFITLYGLPTKVYRMVHSKKN; encoded by the coding sequence ATGTCAACGAAGAAATTAGTTTTGGCCTACTCCGGCGGTTTGGATACTTCCGTAGCCATCCAATGGCTTAAGGGGCAAGGATATGAAGTAATTGCCTTGTGCCTCGACCTAGGTGAAGGAAAGGATCTGCAATTTGTTCAAAAGAAGGCGTTGCAAGTTGGAGCTAGCAAATCCATCGTCCTCGATGTACAAGATGAATTTGCCGAAGGATATGTGCTGCCTGCACTGCAAGCACATACCCTCTATGAGCAAGAGTATCCTTTAATCTCAGCTCTATCCCGTCCACTCATTGCTAAAAAATTGGTAGAAGTAGCGGAAGAAGAAGGCGCAGTTGCTGTAGCACATGGCTGTACAGGGAAAGGGAATGACCAGGTACGGTTTGAGGTTTCTATTCATGCACTACAGCCTGAATTAGAGGTCATTGCTCCCGTTCGGGAATGGCATTGGTCACGGGATGAGGAGATCGCTTATGCCAAAGAGCATAATATCCCGATCCCTATTAATCTGGATAGTCCATACTCCATTGATCAAAACCTATGGGGACGTAGTAATGAATGCGGATTATTAGAAGATCCATGGATTACACCTCCTGAAGATGCTTATGAATTAACAAACTCCATCGTCAATACACCCGATGAACCAGACATCGTAGAGATCCAATTTGATAATGGAATACCTGTTGCTCTCAACGGTGAAGAATTACCCCTCTCCCAATTGATTCTCCAATTGAATCAATTAGCAGGAAAACATGGTGTTGGCCGGATCGACCATGTAGAGAATCGTCTAATAGGGATCAAGTCACGGGAGGTCTATGAAGCCCCTGCTGCTATGACCTTAATTAAAGCCCATAAAGCATTGGAAGCCATTACCCTCACCAGTGATGTTGCACATTTCAAGCCCATCATTGAACAAAAATTGAGCGAGTTGATCTATAATGGACTCTGGTTCTCACCTTTACGCGAAGCTCTCGATGGGTTCCTCCAACAAACTCAGCATGATGTAACGGGTACTATACGTATTCGCCTCTTCAAGGGACATGCCATCGTTGAGGGACGTACTTCTCCTTATACACTCTATAATCATGAATTGGCCACATATGGTATGGATGACCAATTTGATCACAGCGCTGCTGTTGGCTTTATCACACTCTATGGTCTACCTACCAAGGTATATCGGATGGTTCACAGCAAAAAGAATTAA
- the acsA gene encoding acetate--CoA ligase, giving the protein MKVESLVPVKGNYHLRDYDEAYSSFSWEEVKQEFSWHATGKMNMAYETIDRHAYSWRKNKVALYYSDAKRDESYTFEELRRLSNRFGNVCRKLGIEKGERIFIFMPRIPELYVALLGGLKVGAIVGPLFEAFMEGAVYDRLEDSGAKMLVTTQELLPRVPIEKLKQLQHILVLGEGVESPLHDFRQLMKDANEELEITWMDPEDGMILHYTSGSTGKPKGVLHVHYAMLQHYQTAKWILDLHDEDIYWCTADPGWVTGTSYGIFGPWLLGTTSVVRGGRFNPHDWYQTIEKYGVTVWYSAPTAFRMLMGAGKQVADQYKLNSLRHLLSVGEPLNPEVIRWGMEAFQRRIHDTWWMTETGGQIIGNYPCMPIRLGSMGKAFPGVEVEIIDDQGNLLPPNTMGNLVIRQGWPSMMRKVWNNDEKYRSYFTEDGWFISGDAATKDEDGYFWYQGRVDDVIMTAGERVGPFEVESKLVEHPAVAEAGVIGKPDPVRGEIIKAFISLRDGYHASDELLEELRQFVKQGLAAHAAPREIEIKEKLPKTRSGKIMRRVLKAWELKLPTGDLSTLED; this is encoded by the coding sequence ATAAAAGTGGAATCACTCGTGCCTGTAAAGGGAAACTATCATTTACGGGATTATGATGAAGCATATTCTAGTTTTTCTTGGGAAGAGGTAAAGCAGGAGTTCTCATGGCACGCAACGGGAAAAATGAATATGGCCTATGAGACTATCGATCGTCATGCGTATTCCTGGAGAAAAAATAAGGTGGCTCTTTATTATTCAGATGCGAAGCGGGATGAATCCTATACATTTGAGGAGCTGCGCCGCTTGAGCAATCGTTTTGGTAATGTATGCCGGAAGCTGGGGATTGAGAAGGGAGAACGAATCTTTATCTTTATGCCTCGAATCCCAGAATTGTATGTGGCTCTTTTAGGGGGACTGAAGGTAGGGGCCATTGTAGGACCATTATTCGAAGCATTCATGGAAGGGGCCGTGTATGATCGTCTTGAAGATAGCGGGGCTAAAATGTTAGTGACGACGCAAGAGCTGCTACCACGCGTTCCCATCGAAAAGCTAAAACAGCTCCAGCATATTCTCGTTCTTGGCGAAGGTGTAGAATCACCTCTTCATGATTTTCGTCAATTGATGAAGGACGCCAATGAAGAATTAGAAATAACTTGGATGGACCCAGAAGATGGAATGATACTTCATTATACATCAGGTTCTACAGGGAAGCCCAAAGGGGTGCTCCATGTTCATTATGCCATGCTTCAGCACTATCAAACCGCAAAGTGGATCCTTGACCTCCATGACGAGGATATCTATTGGTGCACTGCGGATCCTGGTTGGGTTACAGGAACCTCCTATGGGATTTTTGGACCTTGGCTCTTGGGAACAACCAGTGTAGTACGAGGTGGACGCTTTAATCCCCATGATTGGTATCAGACCATTGAGAAGTATGGAGTAACGGTTTGGTACAGTGCACCTACCGCCTTTCGCATGCTGATGGGAGCAGGGAAGCAGGTCGCTGATCAGTATAAGCTCAATAGCTTGCGTCATCTACTAAGCGTAGGAGAGCCTCTCAACCCTGAGGTGATCCGTTGGGGGATGGAAGCATTTCAGCGCCGAATCCATGATACCTGGTGGATGACAGAAACAGGTGGTCAAATCATTGGAAACTATCCTTGTATGCCGATTCGACTAGGTTCCATGGGCAAAGCATTCCCTGGTGTTGAAGTGGAGATCATCGATGATCAAGGGAATTTATTACCTCCTAACACAATGGGAAATCTCGTAATTCGTCAAGGCTGGCCATCCATGATGCGAAAAGTCTGGAATAATGATGAAAAGTATCGATCTTATTTTACCGAAGATGGTTGGTTTATCTCTGGGGATGCAGCGACTAAGGATGAGGATGGCTACTTTTGGTATCAGGGTCGTGTGGATGATGTGATTATGACAGCAGGAGAGCGGGTAGGCCCCTTTGAAGTAGAGAGTAAGCTGGTGGAGCATCCAGCGGTTGCAGAAGCAGGAGTGATTGGCAAGCCCGATCCGGTGCGGGGGGAGATTATTAAGGCATTTATCTCTCTGCGGGACGGCTATCATGCTTCTGACGAACTGCTTGAGGAATTAAGGCAGTTTGTAAAGCAAGGACTTGCAGCCCATGCCGCCCCACGAGAGATTGAAATCAAAGAGAAGCTACCAAAGACACGGAGTGGTAAAATCATGCGTCGTGTCTTAAAAGCTTGGGAATTAAAGCTTCCAACAGGTGATCTCTCCACCCTCGAAGATTAA
- a CDS encoding GNAT family N-acetyltransferase produces MKHEKVYHSYEMLVEECKIVIEGPVSPEELSLLGMHHQLTAFRQPEQQQEALTQIALREEGRIIIARKNETIVGYVTFSYPDPIERWSQGDIHSLIELGAIEVAPPFRATGVGSQLLKVAFLDPFMENYIVISTEYYWHWDLKGTNLNVWEYRKVMEKVMGSVGLLWCATDDPEICSHPANCLMVRIGKNVSMDDIMRFERLRLQRRYMF; encoded by the coding sequence GTGAAGCATGAAAAAGTGTACCATTCATATGAAATGCTGGTAGAGGAGTGTAAGATTGTAATAGAGGGACCTGTTTCACCTGAGGAGTTAAGCTTATTAGGGATGCATCATCAATTGACTGCTTTTCGTCAGCCCGAGCAGCAGCAAGAAGCCCTTACTCAAATTGCTCTACGTGAGGAAGGACGCATTATTATCGCCCGGAAAAATGAAACTATTGTAGGCTACGTTACATTCTCCTATCCCGATCCCATTGAACGCTGGTCACAAGGTGATATCCATTCCTTAATTGAGCTCGGTGCAATCGAAGTAGCACCACCCTTTCGTGCAACTGGTGTCGGATCACAGTTATTAAAGGTTGCTTTTCTCGATCCATTTATGGAAAATTATATTGTCATCTCTACAGAATACTATTGGCACTGGGATCTAAAAGGGACCAACCTCAATGTTTGGGAGTATCGTAAGGTGATGGAGAAGGTGATGGGATCAGTAGGACTCCTATGGTGTGCAACCGATGATCCTGAAATCTGTTCCCATCCCGCCAATTGTCTAATGGTACGAATCGGTAAAAATGTTTCAATGGATGACATCATGCGTTTTGAACGTCTACGCTTACAACGACGCTACATGTTTTAG
- a CDS encoding CBS and ACT domain-containing protein, with protein MLVEEIMIQRVYTVAPTDTVRMGLVLIQQYEIRHIPVVEDGHLVGIVSDRDLRDVCPSTLGCEEKSEIWNTPIAKIMKREVITAHPLDFIDEAAYTMYSARISCLPIVSNGELVGIITATDLLSTLVELMGVHNPTTRVEIESPNPVENLQMVTKILAQYTCHIDSLMVMPDTPTKKQRIILRITTMNPGDILLAFKHSGLRILWPHDLGVDL; from the coding sequence ATGCTGGTTGAAGAGATTATGATCCAACGAGTTTACACTGTCGCTCCTACGGATACTGTTAGAATGGGCCTTGTATTAATTCAACAATATGAGATTCGCCACATACCTGTAGTTGAGGATGGTCATCTTGTTGGAATTGTTAGTGACCGCGACTTACGTGATGTCTGTCCATCTACTCTTGGCTGTGAAGAAAAGAGTGAGATCTGGAATACACCCATCGCCAAAATCATGAAACGCGAAGTGATCACTGCTCATCCCCTAGATTTTATTGATGAGGCAGCTTATACCATGTACTCTGCTCGGATCAGTTGCTTGCCTATTGTGAGTAATGGTGAATTAGTAGGAATTATTACTGCAACCGATCTTCTCTCCACCCTTGTTGAATTGATGGGAGTTCATAATCCCACCACCCGTGTAGAGATCGAATCTCCCAATCCAGTGGAGAACCTTCAAATGGTGACTAAAATTCTCGCCCAGTATACCTGTCATATCGATTCATTGATGGTTATGCCTGACACACCTACCAAAAAGCAACGAATTATTCTTCGTATCACTACAATGAACCCTGGTGATATCTTACTGGCATTTAAGCACTCGGGATTACGAATTCTATGGCCTCATGATCTAGGAGTCGATTTATGA